The Eleginops maclovinus isolate JMC-PN-2008 ecotype Puerto Natales chromosome 3, JC_Emac_rtc_rv5, whole genome shotgun sequence genome includes a region encoding these proteins:
- the ctnnb1 gene encoding catenin beta-1 gives MASQADLMELDMAMEPDRKAAVSHWQQQSYLDSGIHSGATTTAPSLSGKGNPEEDDVDNQVMYEWEQGFNQNFAQEQVQDIDGQYAMTRAQRVRAAMFPETLEEGMQIPSTQYDSANPTNVQRLAEPSQMLKHAVVNLINYQDDAELATRAIPELTKLLNDEDQVVVNKAAVMVHQLSKKEASRHAIMRSPQMVSAIVRTMQNTNDVETARCTAGTLHNLSHHREGLLAIFKSGGIPALVKMLGSPVDSVLFYAITTLHNLLLHQEGAKMAVRLAGGLQKMVALLNKTNVKFLAITTDCLQILAYGNQESKLIILASGGPQALVNIMRTYTYEKLLWTTSRVLKVLSVCSSNKPAIVEAGGMQALGLHLTDPSQRLVQNCLWTLRNLSDAATKQEGMEGLLGTLVQLLGSDDINVVTCAAGILSNLTCNNYKNKMMVCQVGGIEALVRTVLRAGDREDITEPAICALRHLTSRHQDAEMAQNAVRLHYGLPVVVKLLHPPSHWPLIKATVGLIRNLALCPANHAPLREQGAIPRLVQLLVRAHQDTQRRTSMGGTQQQFVEGVRMEEIVEGCTGALHILARDVHNRIVIRGLNTIPLFVQLLYSPIENIQRVAAGVLCELAQDKEAAEAIEAEGATAPLTELLHSRNEGVATYAAAVLFRMSEDKPQDYKKRLSVELTSSLFRTEPMAWNETGDLGLDIGAQGEPLGYRQEDPSYRSFHSGGYGADSMGMEPMMDHDLVGVHHPGQDYPPVEGLPDLGHAQELIEGLPPGDSNQLAWFDTDL, from the exons GATGGAGCTAGACATGGCCATGGAGCCGGACCGTAAGGCGGCAGTCAGTCACTGGCAGCAACAGTCTTACCTGGATTCAGGCATCCATTCAGGGGCAACCACCACGGCCCCCTCTCTCAGTGGGAAGGGCAACCCCGAGGAAGATGATGTGGATAACCAGGTCATGTATGAGTGGGAGCAGGGCTTCAACCAGAACTTCGCCCAGGAACAAGTACAAG ACATAGATGGTCAGTACGCCATGACTCGTGCCCAGCGGGTGCGAGCAGCGATGTTCCCTGAGACTCTGGAGGAGGGCATGCAGATCCCTTCCACGCAGTATGACTCAGCGAACCCCACCAACGTGCAGAGGCTGGCCGAGCCCTCGCAAATGCTCAAACACGCTGTGGTCAATCTGATCAACTACCAAGACGACGCCGAGCTCGCAACCAGAGCCATCCCAGAACTCACCAAACTGCTCAACGATGAGGACCAG GTCGTAGTAAACAAAGCGGCGGTGATGGTCCATCAGCTCTCAAAGAAGGAAGCTTCCCGCCACGCCATCATGCGCTCCCCTCAGATGGTGTCCGCCATCGTCAGGACCATGCAGAACACAAACGACGTGGAGACGGCTCGCTGCACCGCAGGAACCCTTCACAACCTGTCCCATCACAGAGAGGGCCTGCTGGCTATCTTCAAGTCTGGAGGAATACCAGCTCTAGTTAAAATGCTCGG CTCACCAGTGGACTCTGTCCTGTTCTATGCCATTACCACCCTCCACAACCTCCTCCTGCACCAGGAAGGAGCCAAGATGGCTGTCCGTTTAGCTGGGGGTCTGCAGAAAATGGTGGCTCTGCTCAACAAAACCAATGTCAAGTTCTTGGCAATCACCACCGACTGTCTCCAGATCCTGGCCTATGGAAACCAGGAAAGCAAG TTGATAATCTTGGCCAGTGGTGGCCCCCAGGCCTTGGTCAACATCATGAGGACTTACACCTATGAGAAGCTGTTGTGGACCACAAGCCGCGTTCTCAAAGTTCTGTCTGTGTGCTCCAGTAACAAGCCTGCCATCGTAGAGGCCG GAGGCATGCAGGCTCTAGGACTCCACCTGACGGACCCCAGCCAGAGACTGGTGCAGAACTGCCTCTGGACTCTCAGGAACTTATCAGATGCTGCCACCAAACAG gaGGGGATGGAGGGTCTCTTAGGAACTCTGGTGCAGCTGCTCGGCAGTGACGACATCAATGTGGTGACATGTGCTGCTGGCATCCTGTCCAACCTGACCTGCAACAACTACAAGAACAAGATGATGGTCTGCCAG GTTGGAGGTATCGAGGCGTTAGTCCGCACAGTGCTGCGGGCCGGAGACCGAGAAGACATCACAGAACCAGCTATCTGTGCCCTGCGCCACCTCACATCCCGACACCAGGACGCTGAGATGGCACAGAACGCTGTCAGACTGCACTACGGCCTGCCTGTGGTGGTCAAATTACTGCATCCGCCATCACACTGGCCCCTCAttaag GCTACAGTGGGTCTGATCCGTAACCTGGCTCTGTGCCCTGCAAACCACGCTCCTCTGAGGGAGCAGGGAGCCATCCCCCGGCTGGTCCAGCTGCTGGTCAGAGCCCAccaagacacacagagacgcaCCAGCATGGGAGGCACGCAGCAGCAGTTTGTG GAGGGGGTTCGTATGGAGGAGATCGTGGAGGGCTGCACAGGAGCGCTTCACATCCTGGCCAGAGATGTTCACAACAGAATAGTCATCAGAGGACTCAACACCATTCCACTCTTTGTACAG ttgTTGTATTCTCCCATTGAGAACATACAGCGCGTAGCAGCAGGCGTCCTGTGCGAGCTGGCCCAGGACAAAGAGGCCGCTGAGGCCATCGAGGCGGAGGGAGCCACCGCCCCGCTCACAGAGCTATTGCACAGCCGCAACGAAGGAGTCG ccacctaCGCTGCAGCAGTTCTGTTCCGTATGTCAGAGGACAAACCCCAGGACTACAAGAAACGCCTCTCAGTAGAACTCACCAGCTCGCTCTTCAGGACAGAGCCCATGGCCTGGAACGAG ACCGGAGACCTGGGATTGGACATCGGAGCTCAGGGAGAGCCTCTGGGCTACAGACAGGAAG ACCCAAGCTACCGCTCCTTCCACTCTGGGGGTTATGGAGCAGACTCAATGGGCATGGAGCCCATGATGGACCATGACCTGGTCGGGGTCC